From Coffea arabica cultivar ET-39 chromosome 10e, Coffea Arabica ET-39 HiFi, whole genome shotgun sequence, one genomic window encodes:
- the LOC140015011 gene encoding aspartic proteinase-like protein 1 isoform X2, which yields MGTQTAITFVLWMSLYTQFSTALYSSKLVHRFSEEAVSYWSSKGKNITLPKLGSLEHMKVLLSSDLKRQKLKLGSQDRLLIPSQGSETFFYGNDMGWLHYTWIDIGTPNVSFLVALDAGSDLFWVPCRCIQCAPLSSSYYSMLDRDLSEYEPSRSSTSKPLSCSHQLCELGLNCQGPNGSCPYSVNYSENTSSSGLLFEDQLYLTSSGGGAPEGSIQAQVIIGCGSKQSGSDLDGSAPDGLLGLGPGKLAIPSLLARSGLVPHSFSYCFDNSYSGRMYFGDQGPATQRSTTFVPYKGEYSGYFIEVEDYCIGSFCLKQNGFQAQVDSGSSFTYLPSEDYKLFVAEFDKQMNATRSGIEKFPYCYKARSHGQPDVPSMKFKFALNQSFVIENPMFHIIDYQGDDLYCLGIQPLDGGIGIIGRRELYDGIPLGV from the exons ATGGGCACCCAAACTGCGATCACTTTCGTGCTTTGGATGTCTCTTTACACCCAATTCTCCACAGCTCTTTACTCGTCAAAACTAGTTCATAGGTTCTCTGAAGAAGCTGTGTCATACTGGTCCTCGAAAGGCAAGAACATAACGCTGCCTAAGTTGGGAAGTTTGGAGCATATGAAGGTGTTGCTGAGCAGTGATTTAAAGCGGCAAAAATTGAAACTTGGGTCCCAGGATCGACTGTTAATTCCTTCTCAAGGGAGTGAAACCTTTTTTTATGGCAATGACATGGGATG GCTGCATTATACGTGGATTGATATAGGGACACcaaatgtttcttttcttgttgcaCTGGATGCTGGTAGTGATTTGTTTTGGGTCCCCTGTCGTTGCATCCAGTGTGCACCTCTGTCTTCAAGTTATTACTCTATGCTG GATAGGGACCTGAGTGAGTATGAGCCTTCCCGATCAAGTACCAGCAAGCCCCTGTCTTGCAGCCATCAATTATGCGAATTGGGTCTGAACTGCCAAGGTCCAAATGGTTCCTGCCCTTACAGTGTTAACTACTCAGAAAATACTTCAAGCTCGGGATTGCTTTTTGAGGACCAATTATATTTGACCTCAAGTGGAGGTGGTGCACCTGAAGGTTCTATCCAAGCTCAGGTCATCATAGG ATGTGGCAGCAAACAAAGTGGCAGTGACCTAGATGGATCTGCTCCTGATGGTCTTCTGGGATTGGGACCTGGGAAACTTGCTATTCCAAGTTTGCTCGCAAGATCTGGTCTGGTTCCACATTCATTTTCATATTGTTTTGATAATAGCTATTCTGGGAGAATGTACTTCGGAGACCAGGGTCCTGCAACTCAAAGAAGTACCACCTTTGTACCATACAAAGGCGAATA TTCTGGCTACTTCATTGAAGTGGAAGATTATTGCATTGGGAGTTTCTGTTTAAAACAAAATGGATTTCAAGCACAAGTTGATAGCGGGTCTTCCTTCACCTACCTTCCTAGTGAAGACTATAAACTTTTTGTTGCTGAG TTTGACAAACAAATGAATGCTACAAGGTCTGGCATAGAGAAGTTCCCTTACTGCTACAAGGCTCG TTCACATGGACAGCCAGATGTTCCTAGcatgaaattcaagtttgcCTTGAATCAAAGCTTTGTGATAGAGAACCCCATGTTTCACATAATTGACTACCAG GGAGATGATCTGTATTGTTTGGGCATACAACCCTTGGATGGAGGAATTGGTATCATTGGACGTCG AGAACTTTATGATGGGATACCGCTTGGTGTTTGA